GGCGCACTGATCATGGCGCAGGAGTCGATGAGCAGCCGCATGACCCGCCTGGGCAAGGCGGAGCTCTACTTCGACAAGGTTCCCCCGCTCGCCGAGGCGCTCGCCAAGATCGATGCAGTCACGGTCGCCGATGTCCATGCGATCGCGGAGGCCATCCTCCCCGCCGATGCCAGCAAGCTCACGATCGCCGCGGTCGGGCCGTTTGAAGAGGCCGACAAAGAAGCGCTGGCCGAGGCGGAGTAAGGCATCCCTCCGGCATTCCTCCGACATCCCTCCCCCGGCCCCTCCCTTCGCTTGAAACCCACGTTCCGTGGGACGAAGGGAGGGGAGATTATCTTAGGATGTTTTCTCGGTGCCAGGCGAGGGCCTTGGGGTCGGGGAGGCAGGTGGGGTCTTTGGGGAGTGCGATGGGCTTGCCGGGCTCGATATAGACCAGGTCGTTGAGCAGCCGCGGCGAGGTGAGAATCTCGTAGCTGTCGGTCAGGCTCCACGCCCCCGTGTCAAAGCCCCAGTGGTGGTTCTTACAGAGCGCCAGCCCATTGCGGGGATCGTCGTTGTGGAACTCCGCAAAAGGCAGGATATGGGCACCGTCAATCAGGCTGCTACTCCCCAGCCGCGCCGCTGCCTGGCAGACACAGCAAGAAAAGCCATAGAGCTCCTTCACCACTTTGGGAAAGAGCCGACTGCGCACGAAGTACCCATCGCTGGCCTGCTCCCGGACAGTCGGGTGGAGCTTGAACCGGGCTGTCGCTTGCTGCTTGAGCGCCTCCGCCTGCGCCGTGAGATAGCTTACGTTCGCCTCTTCCGAGACCGTGGGAAGTGTCCCGGCAAAGTACGTGCCCAACAGCTGCTGGCGCAGGATCTCCCGTGTCGGGGCATCTTGGAGGAGTGCCCAGAGCTCCTCGGCAAAGCGCCCGCCATCGCAGAGGGCCGCGAGCTGGCTGAGTGTCGGCTCGTAGCGAGTCGCAACTATCGCGGGCTGGCCGTTCTTCACCAGGGTC
This genomic interval from Armatimonas rosea contains the following:
- a CDS encoding HNH endonuclease; this translates as MHEALATYVELFSRLHRNSNKAKGAAPHKPVLLLAILHELDSGRIRSNLVALTPELVAAFQTHWQALVPPDSGWQPKLTYPFRYLQRDGFWTLVKNGQPAIVATRYEPTLSQLAALCDGGRFAEELWALLQDAPTREILRQQLLGTYFAGTLPTVSEEANVSYLTAQAEALKQQATARFKLHPTVREQASDGYFVRSRLFPKVVKELYGFSCCVCQAAARLGSSSLIDGAHILPFAEFHNDDPRNGLALCKNHHWGFDTGAWSLTDSYEILTSPRLLNDLVYIEPGKPIALPKDPTCLPDPKALAWHRENILR